In Myxococcales bacterium, the following are encoded in one genomic region:
- a CDS encoding MBL fold metallo-hydrolase — protein MRSLIALATATTLAAACGGTSHPPPTPTAKLTITPYAAAESDVNSYVITDGAGAIVIDATRNPTDGAAVAALVRARTSGPVTVLITHGHPDHFLGLGALRAALPDARFVVARPEIKDDIIGMATWMTGAGWLAALPAMQPRTVDHPDGFDYAGELTVLAEPRLTLPGGARLELRADYPATEAEHMTTVYSPDANALFTGDLAYHDVHLWLGVGVTRASAAAWQGTLDQLDAAWRDRAPTIYPGHGAPTDLTVLATDRAYIDDILAVTAASASDDDALAQMAARYPDHANRDLLLKMSVANLRAQR, from the coding sequence ATGCGCTCGCTCATCGCCCTCGCCACCGCCACCACCCTCGCCGCCGCGTGCGGCGGCACGTCCCACCCGCCGCCGACGCCGACGGCCAAGCTCACGATCACGCCCTACGCCGCCGCCGAGTCCGACGTCAACAGCTACGTCATCACCGACGGCGCCGGCGCGATCGTGATCGACGCCACGCGCAACCCGACCGACGGCGCCGCGGTCGCGGCCCTGGTCCGCGCCCGCACCAGCGGACCGGTGACCGTGCTCATCACCCACGGCCACCCCGATCACTTCCTCGGCCTCGGCGCGCTGCGCGCCGCGCTGCCCGACGCGCGGTTCGTCGTCGCGCGCCCCGAGATCAAGGACGACATCATCGGCATGGCGACCTGGATGACCGGCGCGGGCTGGCTGGCCGCGCTGCCGGCGATGCAGCCCCGGACCGTCGATCACCCCGACGGCTTCGACTACGCCGGCGAATTGACCGTGCTGGCCGAGCCGCGCCTGACGCTGCCCGGCGGCGCGCGGCTCGAGCTCCGCGCCGACTACCCGGCCACCGAGGCCGAGCACATGACCACGGTCTACAGCCCCGACGCCAACGCGCTGTTCACCGGCGACCTCGCCTACCACGACGTGCACCTGTGGCTCGGCGTCGGCGTGACCCGCGCCAGCGCCGCCGCCTGGCAGGGCACGCTCGACCAGCTCGACGCCGCGTGGCGCGACCGCGCGCCGACGATCTATCCCGGCCACGGCGCGCCCACGGATCTGACCGTGCTCGCCACCGACCGCGCGTACATCGACGACATCCTCGCGGTCACCGCCGCGAGCGCGTCCGACGACGACGCCCTCGCCCAGATGGCCGCGCGCTACCCCGACCACGCCAACCGCGACCTCCTCCTGAAGATGAGCGTCGCCAACCTGCGGGCGCAGCGGTAG
- a CDS encoding NmrA family NAD(P)-binding protein produces MFAIAGVTGNTGAVVADTLLAAGAPVRVIVRDAAKAAPWRARGAEIAVADLADPAALTAALRGAAGAYLLIPPRPTSAEPLAENRAVAAAQAAAVAAARVPHVVLLSSVGAQHADGTGPIVSAQVAERVLAPLTQLTAIRAAFFMENWAAALGMLDQGVVPTFVPRGLTMPMVATRDIGKAAAAALLEGPRGDVRVELAGPRDYNADDVAAVLSTLTGRTITATDVPLDAVVPTYTSFGLSPAFAGLFRELYAGAASGRVAWEGGHRALRGQTDLATVLAPLLARA; encoded by the coding sequence ATGTTCGCCATCGCTGGAGTCACCGGAAACACTGGCGCCGTCGTCGCCGACACCCTGCTCGCCGCCGGCGCCCCCGTCCGCGTCATCGTCCGCGACGCCGCCAAGGCCGCCCCCTGGCGCGCCCGCGGCGCCGAGATCGCCGTCGCCGACCTCGCCGACCCCGCCGCGCTGACCGCGGCCCTGCGCGGCGCCGCCGGCGCCTACCTGCTGATCCCGCCGCGCCCGACCTCGGCCGAGCCGCTCGCCGAGAACCGCGCGGTCGCCGCCGCCCAGGCCGCCGCCGTCGCCGCCGCCCGCGTGCCGCACGTCGTGCTGCTGTCGTCGGTCGGCGCCCAGCACGCCGACGGCACCGGCCCGATCGTCTCGGCCCAGGTGGCCGAGCGCGTCCTGGCGCCGCTGACCCAGCTCACCGCGATCCGCGCCGCGTTCTTCATGGAGAACTGGGCCGCCGCGCTCGGCATGCTCGACCAGGGCGTCGTGCCGACGTTCGTGCCGCGCGGGCTGACCATGCCGATGGTCGCGACCCGGGACATCGGCAAGGCCGCCGCCGCCGCGCTGCTCGAGGGCCCGCGCGGCGACGTCCGGGTCGAGCTGGCCGGGCCCCGCGACTACAACGCCGATGACGTCGCCGCGGTGCTGTCGACCCTGACCGGCCGCACGATCACCGCCACCGACGTGCCGCTCGACGCGGTCGTCCCGACCTACACCAGCTTCGGCCTGTCGCCGGCGTTCGCGGGGCTGTTCCGCGAGCTCTACGCCGGCGCGGCCAGCGGCCGGGTGGCGTGGGAGGGCGGCCACCGCGCGCTCCGCGGCCAGACCGACCTCGCCACCGTGCTCGCGCCGCTGCTCGCGCGCGCCTGA
- a CDS encoding LysR family transcriptional regulator: MRTVHDELAAVDLNLLRALDALLAERHVTRAAARLGLTQSAASHALARLRAQLGDPLLVRGPRGALVPTARAEALAPVVARALGELALVWRGVEFDPATTARTFHVGAGDFAELVLLPALVARLAKVAPRIDLFVRPVPDDIGGAMAAGEVDVVLAPARPRDLTGGCYQRHLFDETFTCAMRADHPAARARLTLDRFCALDHLLIAPRGTAGGFVDGALAALGRQRRVAVAVPHFLVAPLVLAATDLIATIPRRVAAAFEPGVALALRPPPLEVAGFGVHVLWHERTATDPAQAWLREQIVAVAGPPPAPRDELGAGALIAGQVGAARVGGVAALAEGRAALRITAGADGRAGRRRARQARAAVGGGGARAAGRLAAGAAPQRELGARHWQARQPAAVGAGGAGHADVVLRVGADDLGDGAARHAERVEVAGVVLEHVAGAAVGVGVARVGLQAADRAGRAARVAVVAAADRVVALLLTDHVRDVAVGQPGRAAAVAVLDAGLAGRTAAARRLADQHAGRPVGQAGPAAALAAADRQLAAHVVGAGAAHLAGAGAAGGAAGRDRHADAERGAGGDVAQAAAALAAELAGVAELRAVRRRVVAGPAVAVVRAAVGAARARVARGAARGVERRAGAVRAGAGAAGAVGGAALAVGGALVARAREVDARERAAVGAALAGAAGGEALTRRCASTRR, encoded by the coding sequence ATGCGTACCGTTCATGATGAGCTGGCGGCGGTCGATCTCAACCTGCTGCGCGCGCTCGACGCGCTGCTGGCCGAGCGCCACGTGACCCGGGCCGCGGCGCGCCTGGGCCTGACCCAGTCGGCGGCCAGCCACGCGCTGGCGCGGCTGCGGGCGCAGCTCGGCGATCCGCTGCTGGTGCGCGGGCCGCGCGGCGCGCTGGTGCCGACCGCGCGGGCCGAGGCGCTGGCGCCGGTGGTCGCGCGGGCGCTGGGCGAGCTGGCGCTGGTCTGGCGCGGCGTCGAGTTCGACCCGGCCACGACCGCGCGCACGTTCCACGTCGGCGCCGGCGACTTCGCCGAGCTGGTGCTCTTGCCGGCGCTGGTCGCGCGGCTGGCCAAGGTGGCGCCGCGGATCGACCTGTTCGTGCGGCCGGTGCCCGACGACATCGGCGGCGCGATGGCCGCGGGCGAGGTCGACGTGGTCCTGGCGCCGGCGCGCCCGCGCGACCTGACCGGCGGCTGCTACCAGCGCCACCTGTTCGACGAGACCTTCACCTGCGCGATGCGCGCGGACCACCCGGCGGCGCGGGCGCGGCTGACGCTCGACCGGTTCTGCGCGCTCGACCACCTGCTGATCGCGCCGCGCGGCACCGCGGGCGGGTTCGTCGACGGCGCGCTGGCGGCGCTCGGCCGGCAGCGGCGGGTCGCGGTGGCGGTGCCGCACTTCCTGGTGGCGCCGCTGGTGCTGGCCGCGACCGATCTGATCGCGACGATCCCGCGCCGGGTCGCGGCTGCGTTCGAGCCCGGCGTCGCGCTGGCGCTGCGGCCGCCGCCGCTCGAGGTGGCCGGGTTCGGCGTGCACGTGCTGTGGCACGAGCGCACCGCCACCGATCCGGCCCAGGCGTGGCTGCGCGAACAGATCGTCGCGGTCGCCGGGCCACCGCCCGCTCCACGGGATGAACTCGGTGCAGGTGCCCTGATCGCAGGTCAGGTTGGTGCAGCACGGGTTGGCGGCGTCGCAGCTCTGGCCGAAGGTCGCGCAGCCCTGCGGATCACCGCAGGTGCCGACGGTCGAGCCGGGCGGCGTCGTGCACGGCAGGCCCGAGCAGCAGTCGGTGGCGGTGGTGCACGCGCCGCCGGTCGGCTGGCAGCTGGCGCCGCACCGCAGCGTGAACTCGGTGCCCGGCACTGGCAGGCACGGCAGCCCGCAGCAGTCGGCGCTGGTGGCGCAGGTCATGCCGACGTAGTCCTGCGGGTTGGTGCAGACGATCTCGGCGACGGTGCAGCGCGGCACGCCGAGCGCGTCGAGGTGGCAGGTGTCGTACTGGAGCACGTTGCCGGCGCAGCAGTTGGCGTTGGCGTTGCACGAGTCGGTCTGCAAGCGGCAGATCGCGCCGGCCGGGCTGCACGAGTTGCCGTTGTCGCAGCGGCCGATCGGGTTGTCGCCCTCCTTCTGACAGACCACGTTCGAGACGTCGCCGTCGGGCAGCCCGGCCGAGCCGCAGCAGTCGCTGTCCTCGACGCAGGTCTCGCCGGTCGGACGGCAGCCGCTCGACGGCTGGCAGATCAGCACGCCGGTCGGCCCGTAGGGCAGGCAGGCCCGGCCGCAGCACTCGCCGCCGCAGATCGGCAACTCGCCGCCCATGTAGTCGGCGCCGGCGCCGCACACCTCGCCGGCGCTGGTGCAGCCGGTGGCGCCGCCGGCCGGGACCGGCACGCAGACGCCGAGCGTGGCGCCGGCGGCGACGTCGCACAGGCCGCTGCAGCACTCGCTGCCGAACTGGCAGGTGTCGCCGAGCTGCGTGCAGTACGACGGCGCGTTGTTGCAGGTCCCGCCGTCGCAGTAGTGCGAGCAGCAGTCGGCGCTGCTCGCGCACGAGTTGCCCGAGGTGCGGCACGCGGCGTTGAGCGGCGCGCAGGTGCCGTCCGTGCAGGTGCCGGAGCAGCAGGCGCCGTCGGCGGTGCAGCTCTGGCCGTCGGAGGTGCACTGGTCGCCCGAGCACGCGAAGTCGACGCACGCGAACGAGCAGCAGTCGGGGCCGCTCTGGCAGGCGCTGCCGGCGGCGAGGCACTCACCCGGCGGTGCGCGAGCACACGCCGGTGA
- a CDS encoding SPFH domain-containing protein yields MGILDFVKGGVKELAIARPDSSKDQWVYKHPDQTIPWKAQLTVDQDEVALFFKNGQFVGSLAAGRHTLDGNNIPFLGQLVDKFTGGNVFISEVFFVNTREHPSIKFGTSVGDIPDPQTSLRVRLMVHGEFSAKVYDPMKFLIGLVGQRMADNEMFIGWFKSQVQKTIKDHIAELIVKENWPVMKVSSGAYTEEIETFTVGAVRKHIESYGVEIVRFGDFTISMDPADKERLDKLIERQAYANMAGGYQQMAQAEMMLGAAEGMKKGGGGGAGLEGMGMGMGFGMANQMAQMMNQQPQARQGGGGGGGPAPAPAESRDQIMKTLKELGELKTAGILTDSEFDAKKKELLAKL; encoded by the coding sequence ATGGGCATTCTCGACTTCGTGAAGGGTGGAGTCAAAGAGCTGGCGATCGCCCGCCCTGACTCCTCCAAGGATCAGTGGGTCTACAAGCACCCCGATCAGACCATTCCTTGGAAGGCCCAGCTCACCGTCGATCAAGACGAGGTGGCGCTGTTCTTCAAGAACGGGCAGTTCGTGGGCAGCCTGGCGGCCGGCCGCCACACGCTCGACGGCAACAACATCCCGTTCCTCGGGCAGCTGGTCGACAAGTTCACCGGCGGCAACGTCTTCATCTCCGAGGTGTTCTTCGTCAACACCCGCGAGCACCCGTCGATCAAGTTCGGCACGTCGGTCGGCGACATCCCCGACCCGCAGACCTCGCTGCGCGTGCGCCTGATGGTCCACGGCGAGTTCTCGGCCAAGGTCTACGACCCGATGAAGTTCCTCATCGGGCTCGTCGGCCAGCGCATGGCCGACAACGAGATGTTCATCGGCTGGTTCAAGAGCCAGGTCCAGAAGACCATCAAGGACCACATCGCCGAGCTGATCGTCAAAGAGAACTGGCCGGTGATGAAGGTGTCCTCGGGCGCCTACACCGAGGAGATCGAGACCTTCACGGTCGGCGCGGTCCGCAAGCACATCGAGAGCTACGGGGTCGAGATCGTCCGCTTCGGCGACTTCACGATCTCGATGGACCCGGCCGACAAGGAGCGCCTCGACAAGCTGATCGAGCGCCAGGCCTACGCCAACATGGCCGGCGGCTATCAGCAGATGGCCCAGGCCGAGATGATGCTCGGCGCCGCCGAGGGCATGAAGAAGGGCGGCGGCGGCGGCGCCGGCCTCGAGGGCATGGGCATGGGCATGGGCTTCGGCATGGCCAACCAGATGGCGCAGATGATGAACCAGCAGCCCCAGGCCCGTCAGGGCGGCGGCGGCGGCGGTGGCCCGGCGCCCGCCCCGGCCGAGAGCCGCGACCAGATCATGAAGACGCTCAAGGAGCTGGGCGAGCTCAAGACCGCCGGCATCCTCACCGACTCCGAGTTCGACGCCAAGAAGAAGGAGCTGCTCGCCAAGCTCTAG